The genome window CTTTACGGCCCTGGACGCATACGGCGCAGCGGTGATCACGGCCCTGACCGTCCAAAACACCCTTGGTGTAAAGGACGTTGTGCCCATAGATGCAGACCTTGTTGCAAGACAGGTCGAGGCGGTACTCGAAGACATAAGGCCCGACGCCATAAAGACCGGGATGCTCGCCAACCCGGAGACTGTAGAGGCCGTCTCCCGCACTGTCTCGTCATTAGCAAGGGATGCAATGCTGGTTGTTGACCCTGTGATGACTGCAAAGGGCGGTGCGGCCCTCCTTGAAAAGGGTGCGGTCTTCGCCCTGAAAGACCGCCTCTTGCCCCTTGCTGATGTCGTAACGCCGAATATCCCTGAAGCAGAGACCCTGCTCGATAGACGGATACCGGATGCCGGAGCCATGTCCAGGGCGGCGCTTGACCTCCTGCATCTGGTCAAAAAAGGTGGCGCGGTGGTCTTGAAGGGCGGTCACCTTGAAGACGGCATGGCGCTGGATGTGGTTGCAACCCCAAACGGTGTAACTGAATTGCCGCACGACCGCATCCATACCACGCACACACACGGTACCGGCTGCACATTCGCATCCGCGCTCGCTGTATTCCTTGCCAAGGGCTGCAACGTGATTGAGGCCGCCGGAAAGGCCAAGGCCTTTGTGACAACGGCAATCAGGGGGGCGTTTAAAATAGGCCGCGGTATCGGGCCCACCAACCCCATCGCCCCACTTGAAAACAAACTTGAGAGGTTTGATGTCATCAAATGTCTCGAAGAGGCTGCAAGTCGCCTCTCTTCTATTCCATGCAGGGCGCTTGCGCCTGAGGTGCAAATAAATATCGGCTATAGCCTCCCTTGGCCTGATTCCATCATGGATGTGGCTGCGTTTCCGGGGCGCATCATAGGTTTCAAGAACGGTGTCAAGGTGGTCTCATGTCCTGAATTCGGGGCATCGAGCCATGTCGCCCGCATAATACTGACCGCCATGGGTTTTGATCCGGCATTCAGATCGGCCATGAATATCCGCTTCGACGAGGATTATATTAAAAAGGCTGCCGGACTTGGGCTTGCGGTTCAAGAATTTTCAAGGGATGAAGAGCCGGAAGACATGCGCGTAAGAGAGGGTTCGACCCTCTCCTGGGGGGTAAGAACGGCCATAGAGAGGGCAGGCCGGGTGCCTGATCTGATATTCGACCGGGGCGCAGCGGGCAAGGAACCCATGATCCGGCTCCTTGGGAAGGACCCTGCCGGAGTGGTCGAAAAGGCCCTCAAAATAGCATCAATCGCTTTATGAAGATACCCGCAAAAGAGATAACGGAAGTTGCAGAGGAGCTGGTGCAGCTCGCAAATTTCTACCTCCCCGAGGACGTCTTGGCCGTGCTATCTCAGGCCCTTGCAAGGGAATCATCGCCTACGGGCAGACTCATCCTTAATATGATCCTTGAAAACAGCCGCATTGCGAGGCGGGACCACCTCCCCATCTGCCAGGATACAGGGATCAACGTACTCTTCGTTGAGATAGGAAGGTCTATCTCGATCGACGGCGGCCTCATCCATGCGATAAACCAGGGGGTGGCGTCAGGCACACGCAAGGGATATCTGAGATGTTCTGTCTGTGACCCGATAACACGCAAGAATACGGGCGACAACACCCCGGCTGTAATCCACGTTGAACTTACAGACCGGGATGACCTCGTTATAGAATGCCTGCCAAAGGGCTGCGGGAGCGAAAACATGAGCGCCCTCTTCATGCTGCCGCCTTCAACCGGCGTTGACGGCATAGTGAAGGCAGTTGTGGACACTGTCTTAAAGGCAGGCCCGAATCCATGCCCGCCTGGGGTGATTGGCATCGGGATCGGGGGGACCATGGAACGTGCCGCTATCCTTTCCAAAAAGGCCCTTTTGAGACCCATAGGGACACCCAGCCCGAGGGACGAGCTTGCAAGGCTTGAAGCCAGACTCCTGGACGAGATAAACCGCTTGGGGATTGGCCCGCAAGGGCTTGGCGGGCATATAACCACCCTTGGCGTGGCGATCGAGGCCTGTCCGTGCCACATTGCAAGCCTGCCCGTGGCCGTAAACATCCAGTGCCATGCGGCTAGACATGCGAAGGCCGTCTGGCATGACGGCCGATGGACCGTGGGGACGGATGTCAGCCCCACCGCCGACCAAACGGATGTAGAATGCAGATATGCGCCCTTTAGTCAAGACAAGGTCATAAGCATTGAACTCCCAGCCCGGAAGGAGATACTCTCCGGTCTAAGGGCGGGTGACTGGGTCCTTTTGAATGGTCTGCTCTATACTGGCCGCGATCAGACCCACAGGCGCCTTGTCAAACTCCTGGATCAGGGCCAACCCCTGCCTGTGGATCTCAAAGGCCAGACTATCTACTATACCGGGCCGTCTCCGGCCAGACCTGGAAGGGTTATAGGCTCGGCAGGCCCAACCACCAGCTACCGCATGGACGCCTATATGCCAAGGCTTCTGGAGGAGGGGATCGTCGCCACGATCGGCAAGGGCCGCCGCTCCCTGGAGGTGCGTGAGGCCATGAAACGCCATGGTGCGATCTATCTCGCCACGATAGGCGGGGCAGGGGCCTATCTTTCACACTGCATAACCAGATGCGAACTCGCGGCCTTTCCTGAGCTCGGCCCTGAGGCCATGTACCGTCTCCAGGTAAGAGACCTCCCAGCCGTCGTAATAAACGATGCAACAGGCGCTGATCTCTACGAAGAGACAGCGAGACGACGAAACAAAACCTACATGCCCTCTCACTGAGCGACCGTCGACCTCCATCCCGTGTCTTCCCTCCATCTGATAGGGAAGCGGCAGGTCACCGTAGTCCCCTTGCCCTGAACGCTCTCTATCTCGATATCACCCTGATGTTCTTCCAATATCTCCTTTACCAGAAAAAGCCCTAGGCCTGTACCTCCAGGCTTGGTGGTAACAGGGGCGGCAAAGAGCCTCTTCTGCACGTCAGGCGGTATCCCTGGGCCCTGGTCTGAGATTACTACCGCGGGCTTACCCTTCTGTCGCGTGATTGCCACACGGACAACCCCACCGCCAGGCGACGCCTCAAGGGCGTTTCTCAATATGTGAAGAAGGGCGGTCTTCAAAACCCTCCTGTTGGCCATGATCTCTATGCGGTCTTCTGGCATGTCCGCCATAAGGGTTACGCCCTTCTTCAAAAGACTCGGCCGCCAGGTATTCAACACCTCGTTCACAATCCCCTTTAAATCCTCCCTGGCAAAAGACCTCACTTCTTTCTCGGCCAGCTCCTCAAAACTCTTTACAAATTCCTCGAGCTCAACAACACCCTGTCGAATAACCTCGAGCCTGCGCCTGGTCTCCTGTCCGACAGCCGGATCTTTTTTAAGTATCGCCCTTATGAGGCCGCCGATCACCGTCACAGGATTACGTATCCGGTCGGCTATCCTCAGGGCCATCTGGATGGTGGCGTGTTCCCTGGCCATTATTTCAAGGTCCTGGCCGAGCTGCAGGAGTTCCGAATTCATCCTATCCAACTCCCTGTTTTGAACGGTGGTCTGTTCAAGAAGCCTCAAGACCTCTTCATGTTTGAGCCTCAGGTTCTCAATATAAGACTCCTCAGTGTCTCTGAAAAGTTCATTTCTGAGGGAGACCTCTTTCTGACTTATCTCCTCCCACGGCCGTCTTATCCCCCATTTTATCGCCTTGACCTTGAGCGGCGCCCCATGGACGCCTGATTGGATCTCCACATAATCAAGAACGCGCTTGAGGCCGGAGACGGCGCGCAGCTTGCCCAGATCTTCTATGTCAAGCGGACACGTCCCGTCGCTGAAGGCCGATGGATCGCAAGCCCTTTTCCCCTCGAAAAAAAGCTCTATCCCACCCTGGTCCTGGCCTATAGCGGGTCCGATCTTGCAACAGACGATCCTAAAAGTAACGATCCCTCCACCCGACATCCTAACGATGAGGCGGGCCATCTCCGACGCTGACGTCCCGACCTGTGCTGTCGCCACCCGGTCCAGACCACACATCCGGCAAAGCAATTTGGCCTTCATGCGAACCTTTGGGATATCGTCCTGTCTCTTCACGACGAGCGTAAGGACATGGAGCCTCTTGTCTATCTTGTCTATGTCTTTGTCTTTGTTCGTCGCCACTTCCATACCGCCAGCGATGCGTCATCCTCAGAGGATGATTCGGGATTGAAAAAAAGATGCGCCCATATGCCGGACGGGATGGGCTTGAGCGCAATCTCCGGAGGGAGATCCGGCATGGGCCTGACCCCGTCCGAATGCATGAAGCAAAGTACCTGTGAACTGAAATTGTATATCTCAAATCCCTTTCGAGCCAAACGGCCGTTTCCGAGCACGCCCGGTCTTGATGTCAGCCCGCGCCTTATGCCGTCCAGATATAATGTGCAATTCACATTGCCTATGCCCGCAGCAGCAACCTTTGAAAGACCTCGGTCAAGCACCAGGACGTGGACAGACGCCCCGTCTGAGCCAGCAAGGGCCTCGCCGGCAGCCTCAAGGACCCTATCCAGCCCAATATTCAACGGAAGCGCTGCCAGGACGTCTATGACCGTCTGAGCCGTCCTGGCAGCGGATATCCCATGCCCCGTCGCATCGATAAGCGCCATGCGGCAGAAACAGCCGTCGTCCTGGCAGTAAAATGCGTCACCAGAATATGTCTCGCCTGGATAAGGACGGATCAGTGCCGAGACATCGACCTCGTCTATTTTTTGTATCTGCGACCCTGCAAAGTCATTGGTCTCTTCATTCAGCGGGCAGACATCCAGGCAGGTCTTGGTCGCATGGTCAAAGAGAACCGCAATCGCCACCGTACCGAAACGAAAATCAACACCGAGGTCAGGACATGGAGAGGTCCCGACCATCGTCGAGCAGATGTAAAACCTGTCAGAAAGGCGCCTTACCGTCCCAAGCCCGACCCCGAGCCCGCCTGATGTGCTGAAACCATCCTTCATGGCCTCCTTTACATCCTGGATCCCAGGGCCTTCGTCAAGGCTTGCTATGCCAAGTTGCGGGGTACTGTTAAGGACCAGGCCGCTTATGCGGATCAGGCCGTTTCTGGTATGGTGTTCAAGATGATTTTGCGCAAGTTCGCTCGCCACAAGCACAGCCTCTTTTATCCTTGCCCCAGAGAAAGACAACCGATCCGCAGCCACGGCCGCAAGCTGCCTTGCGATGACCACATCTTCAGGCCCTGTTATCCTGATTTCAGCCCATACAGGCGGCGTCTTCAGATGATCCACTTTATGACCTCCACCTGTGTACCGTGCGGAAGCAGTGTCGAGATGCGGACGTCGTCAGAGAGGTTGCCGATGGCGGACATCCCGAGACCAAGGCCCTTGTCCTCTGAAAAACCCGGTTCAAGGGCCTTTTCGAGGTCAATTATCCCTGGGCCCGAATCCCTAGCTACAATCCTAATGCCGGTCCTTTTGCCCGTTTTCAGAACGCTCAGGCATATCTCGCCGCCGCCTCCAGCATGTCTCAGGATATTCTGCCCAAGCTCGTTTATAATGGTAAATATCTCCGTCCGCACCGGTTCCCTTATGCCCAATATCTTGAAAAACCCCCTCGCCTCCGCCCGGATCAGGCTCAGCCCATGGGCATGATCAACCACGGCGCAGGTCTCTTTCTCTATATCCAGCCCGAACATCAGCAGACTATACTAAATATGGAAAGGACCTAAGCATATGCCGCCGTCACCTGTTCAGTTTTGCAAGCGCCTGTTCGACATCAAGTGCAAATCCCACCCCTTTCAACCTGATATCAAAGTCGATAAGGGTGAGGATCACCGGCGCCTGAAGCCCGGCCACCATGACCTTTGCCCTAAGAAGACTGAGGAACGAGACAAGCCCTGCCAGGTGTTCGGCAAGAAAGGTATCAACTATCTCGACGTCATGGAGATCGATTATCACAGCCCTTGCATTTTTTTCAGCCACACGTTCGCCAAGGAGCCCGGTAAGGGACTTTATACTCCGGTCGTCAATCTCCTCCTGGACCGAAACCAGAAGGCAGTCACCCAGCGAAAAGATGGAAAATGGCTCCATTGCGTGCTAACCCCGCCCAAGCTCTCCGTCAGTGACCAGATCTATAGAGCTCCTCTTCCTCTGTATCTCAACTATGGCCAGATGAAGGGCGTCGCTCATACGGCTACGTACCGTAATGTTGGACATATTCACGCCAAGGTGCGCCATGGTAAGGGCTATGTGCGGGGAGATGCCTGTAAGTATGGCCTCACTGCCCATCAGGCGCACGGCTTCCACCGTCTGCAGGAGCCGGTTCGCAACCTCCGTATCCACGGTCGGCACCCCTGTTATATCAATGATGACAAATGGGGACCTTGTGCGCTCGATGACCTCCAGGAGACGCTCCATGGCGAGACGCGCCCTGTGGCTATCTAGTGTCCCGATAAGCGGCAGGGCCAGTACACCTTCCCAGAGTTCTATCACCGGCGTGGAAAGCTCGAGTATCTCATCCTGTAGGTGGCGGATGTATTCCTCGCGCTTCTTTATAATCTCCTCCTGCTGCCGCTGGATCAGTTTCTCCTTTTCCAGGCGGTCCGAGATATCGATGAAGTGCTCGACACAGCCCACCACCTTGCCTTCGTGGTTTTTTAAAGGCCTGGCCGCATATTCTATGGGGATCTCTTTTCCGTCATGGCGGAGCACCGTCTGACCATGGCAGGCCTCGTCTGTATCTGTTGCGACAAGGCAGGCGCACTTGTCCGTGCCGCACATGGGGGTATCGAATATCTCGCTGCACTTGCGGTCAAAACAGTCCCCTGGCGTACGCCCCACCAGGGCTGCCGCGCCCTTGTTGATGATCTGGATATTGTGCTCAAGGTCTGTAACGAATATACCGGACGGGACGGCGTTTATGATCTCGAACATGAAGCCCTCATCGGCCTTGTAATCGGTTATATCCATTGCAGCACGCCTCCTTTAAGTTTTATATACATCCCCTCTAGGGCCTATATGTTTATATCTCATAGAGAATCAAGTTCTATGTAGGCCTCTTTTTTACCCTTGTCTCTATCCATTTTTGCCTGTCTAAGGTCTTCTGTCACCTCGTTATCCAGATCCAACCCCAACAATTCTTCCATTTCTATAATCCTTCCATGAAATAATTACCCCGGCAGGCCTGCCCTTTATAATTTTTTTATAAATAGTAAGCATAATATCGCCTCCAACATTTTAAATTATAGCATAATTTTTATCTTATCATGCCTTTTTTGGTATGCGCAGGGTGAATCTCGCCCCCTTGCCCTCTTCCGATTGAACACCTATCTCTCCGCCCCATCCCTGAACGAGCCTATGGACTATCGCAAGCCCGAGGCCTGTTCCGTCCGGCCTTGTGGTGAAAAACGGGTCGAATATCCGGATGAGGTCATCCTTTTTAATACCGCAGCCATTGTCTTCGATGGTTATCATGACAACGCCGTCCTCCTCCATGGCCTTGACCTTGATCCTGCCCCCCTTGCCCTGTATAGCCTGATGTGCGTTCAAGATGATATTGAGTATGACCTGCCTGAACTGACCTGGATCAATATCCATAACGAGGTCATCAGGGATATCGATCTCAATCCCGACACCGGGATCTTTTGATGATCCGCCAGCCCCAGGCGCGGTCCTGCGCAAACCTGCAACGGCGAGGCTCGATTCAAACTCCCGCCGCACATTTATACTGGCGCTCTCCCTGCCCTCGGGCCTTGCATAGAGCAGAAATGACCTGGTAAGTCCGTTCAGCCGCTCCGCCTCCCTTGCTATTATGTCAAAGAGCCGTTCGCCGTCCGGGTGCACAAGGCCCTGTTCCCTTAAAAATTCCACCGCCCCGGAAAGAGATGCAAGCGGGTTCCGGATCTCGTGCGCAAGCCCTGCCGCCATCCCGCCCAGTGCGGCGAGGCGATCCATACGCCTCAGCGCCTCTTCCCTGGCCTTTTCACCTGTGATGTCCTGAAATATGAGGCCAAAGCCCAACAGCCTCCCACCATCACCCAGGAGAGGGAAAGGCGACATACCCACTATCTTCGCCTGGCCGTCAGGCCCTTTGTGCCCGAGTTCAAGCCTCCCGCCCCTCACAGCCGCGCCCTTGTCGTCGAAAAGCCTCTTCGCGCCCTCAGGCCAGACCTCCGAAAGCGGCGCGCCGAGACGGTCCTGCACGTCTTTACCGAGTATCTGCACGGCTGAGCGGTTGACGGTAAGCACAAACCCGTTTTCATCTACAACTATAAGGCCCGAGCTCAGGCTGTCGGCCAGGTGGCGGTGGACCTCTTCTATCCTCTTCAGGTCAACAACCGCCCTTGAAAGCCTGGCCTCAGCGCGCATCAGGCGCTGGACAAGGAGTATCCCTAGAAACGCCGTAAGATTGAAGGCCGCCATGTGGATAAAAAAGGTAAGCGCGGCGTCAATAATATCCCTTTCCCCGCTGACACCCCACAGGGATGCCATGGCGTAAAAGACGGTGCTCAAGAGGGCAGCCATGGTCCCTCCGACCCTGCCCTCGACTAGGCAGGCCGAGACTATGACCAGCGGATAGAGAAAGGTGAACGGGCTTGAGGTCCGGCCCGTCAAGAATATGGCAAGCCCCACCATCAGGGCGTCCAACGCGATCTGGGCCTTGAAGAGCCACTTTCCGCCCCTGCCAGCCCTGTACCAGAGGTTATAAAAGAGGGTAAGGAAAAGGGCCGCGCCTGTCAGCATGACCCCCCAGAGACGACCCTGCCCTCCGGCGAACTGCCCAGGCATGAAATAGCCTATCAGGGCGGCAAAGACGATCAGGAGCACCCTTACAGCAATGAGCCAGTAAAACCAGCGCGGTTCAATCGGGGCCTGTCCGCTAGAGGCCATGTTTTGCCAGCCTGTACCTGAAGGCGCGGAAATTCATGCCGAGGAGGGCCGCGGCCTCGGTCTTCACGCCGTTCGCCCTCTTCATGGCCTTCAAAAGGAGCCTCCTCTCGATCTCGGCCAGAAAGGCCTCCATATCCAGCCCTTCGTCAGGAATATCAGGGTCGATTTGCAGGGTGTCAGCATCTTTTGTATCAGGGTCTCTTTTGCCCCCCTCTTTAAATCTCGATATGGAGAGGCTGTCCGGCAGGATGAGATTCGAGGCCGCAAGCGTAACGCTGCGCTCGATGATGTTTTCAAGCTCCCGCACGTTTCCAGGGAAATGGTAGCCTGTCAGGGCCTCCATGGCATAGCTTGAGATGCCCTGTACCTCTTTGCCCTGTTCTTTGGAGTACTTGTCCAGAAAATATTGCACAAGAATGGGGATGTCCTCCGGGCGTTCCCTCAAGGGGGGCATGTGGATATGGATGACATTCAGCCTGAAGTACAGGTCTTCCCTGAAACGCCTTGCCATGACCTCTTCTTCGAGGTCCCTGTTCGTGGCGGATATGATCCTCACATCCACCCGGACCTCGCGCTCGCCGCCAAGGGGCGTAAAGGTCTTTTCCTGCACGACCCGCAGGAGCTTAGCCTGAAGCGCCATTGAGAGCTCACCTATCTCGTCCAGGAAGATCGTACCCTTATCGGCCTGTGCAAAGAGACCACGCCTTGCCGCGAGCGCCCCTGTAAACGCCCCCCTTTCATGGCCAAAGAGCTCGCTCTCAAGGAGGTTCTCAGGTATACCGCTCGCATTCACCACCACAAAGGGCATCCCGGCCCGGTTTCCAAGGTTATGGATGGCCCTGGCTACAAGCTCCTTTCCCGTGCCGCTCTCCCCGGTTATGAGGACACTCGACGGGCTCGATGCAACCCTTGGTATGAGTTCAAAGATCTTGAGCATGGCCGGGCTTGCGGCAAGCATCCGGTCACACCTTGCCGCCTTCGGGGCCTTTTCAGGCAGATATGCCCCCACAGCCTCTGCGCCCCCCGAAACAGTGCCGCCCTTATTGCCTGCGTTGAACGAAACGGCCTGCCTTATCACCTTGCGTATCTCGTCTATGCGGAAGGGCTTGGTAATGTAGTCCAGGGCGCCCTCTTTCATGGCCGAGACGGCCGAGTCCATGGAACCGAAGGCCGTGATGAGGATGACCGGCGTCTGCGGCCGCACCTTCTTGACCTCCCGAAGGAGCGCAACGCCGTCCATGCCAGGCATGCGGATGTCGCTCAAGACCACCGAGACGTCGGCCCTGTCTTTCAATATCCCAAGGGCCTCATCACCCGAAGCAGCAAGGACCACGTCATAACCATCTTTTTGAAGGAGTATCTCAAGAAACTCCCTCAGGCTCCGGTCGTCGTCCGCCACGAGGACCACAGGCCTGCCGGGGGACGGCGCTGCAAGTTTCGATTCCTTCATCGGCCACCGCTGTAACAAACTCGGGATATCGCGCTCCGCGCACCCGTGTCCAATATTTGATTTTATTTTACACCTAGACAACACAAAAAAACATGGTATTAAAATAGTAAAGATGCTGAGATTGCGTCCAGGGCCTTTGGTTGCTCAATTTTTTATTGACAACTCAAAGGTTCCTGTATAATAACTTAACTAAACAAGCAATCGCGCCGGCAATAAATGGGTCGGGATGTTGTTGATGATTTTTTGCTGGTCTATCAGAAAGATATTGACAGCGTGTTTTGTTTGACATAGTTTTGTGGCTGTATTACGGTTTTACAGTTATTCAGGCTGAAAGGCCCCCGATTTTAAACTAAAGGGTTCAGACAACCGAATAATATTAATCAGTATCAGTGTCGATCAAGGCGTAAAACAAACACGACGTGAATACATTAAAAAACACAAAGATGACGACCGACGCCCGAAAGACGAGAATTTACCTGCTTACCTGCCTCCTGGCGATAGGGGTCTGCCTCTCGGCATGCGCTGGTCTTCAACAAAAGACCTCTGAAGAACGTCTCCTTTCAAGGGCCAGGTCCTACTGGGCTGCAGTGGCAGCGGGTGATTACGTCTCTGCATATCAATACGAAGAGGTCTCAAAGACAGGGGCCCAGCCCATAAGTGCATACGTGAGAAAGGCCGGGCTTATCTATAAGTCCGCCGAAGTCACCGGCGCAAAGATCGAGGGTGACAGGGCGACGGTTGACGTCAAGATCGGCTATATCATACCTGCGATGGGTTCGCATGTGTTTAATACAGACGCCAAAGACGTCTGGCTTATAATAGATGGTGACTGGTACCATCACGCTGAAGGGATCATGAAAGATCTTAAACGGATTGAAAGCGGTGAAAAGCGATGAAAGGAGGTGGTAAGAGGGAGTGCAGGCCGATACAGGCAGGTCCGAAGGTTTACAGGTTTAACAGGTTGTAAGATTTCGATTTTTGGTCTAAGATTCAAAAAAGTTTCTCAAACAAGTCAAAAACAAACAAAACAAGGAGGATTTCAGGATGAAAAAGATTTTTTCTCTCTCACTCAGTCTTGTTGCAGCATTGATGCTTGCAATGTGGTCAAGCCAGGCGGGGGCCATAACGCTTGGTGAGTATGCCCCTGGACAGCTTGTGCCTTTCGTGGTACAAGGGGACAATATAGACACAGTGGTGGGTCTCACGTGCAAAAATACAAGTGGATGCACTGTTTACTGGACCTTCTTTGATGTGAACAGCAACCATGTAACTGACAGTCAATTCAAAATTTCAGCAAACGGTTTTTATCCTTTTTCATGGAAGAAATATTCAGGGGTAGGCCTTGCAAATACACGAGGATATCTGGTCTTCTCATCTGGCTCTTTGGCAACAACGTCTACTACTTCTGATATTGCAGCTAATGCATTTTTAGTTGACACCACCGCCAAGGATGCCGTCTTTGTGCCTGTTTTACCTTTAGCAGGTACTGATTATGCTGCCGGTACCGACCTAACCAAGATGACTTCAACCAGCATCATTTCAGCTGTGGCTGCTACCGCCCCTGGCAAGACCCTTGATGTCCGTTACTGGATTGACCCGGCATACAGTGCTACTACTACTGTAGAATTCTGGTCAGTTTGCGATATAACCGGTAATCAGACTGTTGATATCTTTGACGATCAAGAGAACCGCCAATCTGTCAATATTCCTTTTGCAAATGCTGAGCTAAACACTATAGATCCATCAACAATCGTGGGAAGGCCTGCCAGCTTTGTGGATGGCTTTATAAGATTCGTAGTGCCAGCGCCTGCTACTTGCGCAACAGGGGAAACAAACGACATGCTGGTCTTCAGCTATGTTGACTCGCACTTGATCGGCGCCACCCAGACCATGCTTGCTGGCGAACAAAACTAGTAGTATAGAATGCGCCCTGTTCCTCGGCGCATCGTTCGAGCAACAACCTGAAAAGGCGGGGTTTTACCCCGCCTTTTTTTATTTTCATTTCATCACCTATCCACCCCGCTCGCGGGAAACTCCATGGGCGGGTTTTTGTTTAACCCCTTTGGAGAACAAGAATATCTGCGCCCACAAGGGCATAAATTACCCTATAGTCACCAATACGATACTTGCGTAGCCCGGCAAATTGACCTTTGAGTACCGGATGCGATTCAGGTTTCTTCGTAAGCCCTTGTTCTATTTGGTCAAGGATGCGGCTGGCCTCAGCTTTTGACAACTTCTTGAGATCGCGATGTACCGACTTCTTGTAGACAACGTTATAAGCCAAGTGACTCCCTCAGTTCTTTGCCGGAAATGATAGCATCACCCTTGTCGTAGAGCCGATCGAGTGCGATCTGAAGATCGGCAAAATCTTCAATGTATGACTCTAGCGCTTTCTGGATAATAAAGGAGCGCGGCCTCTCAGTTTCTTTGGCTATGCTGTCGAGCTGATCGACGAGATATTTGGGAAGCCTAACAGATATTGCTGTATTCATAGTGCATCTCCTGTCATTGATGTATTACATCTGTACACAGGAGAATGGCAGAAAATTGCTGATGCCTGTTAATTATTTGTTGCCACCCCATTTATTTGGTGCTGATTTAGACATCAAATACAACACCAATTCATCTGGAACGGCCTAGCGATTCCGGATTATTCCGATTATATTATCTGCCTATGGATCTTAGTAATATCATACAAAAACTCGCCATACTTGTCCCACCCATACTCCTGGCCGTAACAGTGCATGAAATGGCCCACGGATGGGTGGCATACCGCCTTGGGGACCCGACGGCCAAGATGCAGGGGCGTCTTACCTTCAACCCCATCCGCCACCT of Dissulfurimicrobium hydrothermale contains these proteins:
- the thiD gene encoding bifunctional hydroxymethylpyrimidine kinase/phosphomethylpyrimidine kinase, with amino-acid sequence MRSKKRLLSIAGSDPSGGAGIQQDIKVFTALDAYGAAVITALTVQNTLGVKDVVPIDADLVARQVEAVLEDIRPDAIKTGMLANPETVEAVSRTVSSLARDAMLVVDPVMTAKGGAALLEKGAVFALKDRLLPLADVVTPNIPEAETLLDRRIPDAGAMSRAALDLLHLVKKGGAVVLKGGHLEDGMALDVVATPNGVTELPHDRIHTTHTHGTGCTFASALAVFLAKGCNVIEAAGKAKAFVTTAIRGAFKIGRGIGPTNPIAPLENKLERFDVIKCLEEAASRLSSIPCRALAPEVQINIGYSLPWPDSIMDVAAFPGRIIGFKNGVKVVSCPEFGASSHVARIILTAMGFDPAFRSAMNIRFDEDYIKKAAGLGLAVQEFSRDEEPEDMRVREGSTLSWGVRTAIERAGRVPDLIFDRGAAGKEPMIRLLGKDPAGVVEKALKIASIAL
- a CDS encoding fumarate hydratase, coding for MKIPAKEITEVAEELVQLANFYLPEDVLAVLSQALARESSPTGRLILNMILENSRIARRDHLPICQDTGINVLFVEIGRSISIDGGLIHAINQGVASGTRKGYLRCSVCDPITRKNTGDNTPAVIHVELTDRDDLVIECLPKGCGSENMSALFMLPPSTGVDGIVKAVVDTVLKAGPNPCPPGVIGIGIGGTMERAAILSKKALLRPIGTPSPRDELARLEARLLDEINRLGIGPQGLGGHITTLGVAIEACPCHIASLPVAVNIQCHAARHAKAVWHDGRWTVGTDVSPTADQTDVECRYAPFSQDKVISIELPARKEILSGLRAGDWVLLNGLLYTGRDQTHRRLVKLLDQGQPLPVDLKGQTIYYTGPSPARPGRVIGSAGPTTSYRMDAYMPRLLEEGIVATIGKGRRSLEVREAMKRHGAIYLATIGGAGAYLSHCITRCELAAFPELGPEAMYRLQVRDLPAVVINDATGADLYEETARRRNKTYMPSH
- a CDS encoding sensor histidine kinase encodes the protein MATNKDKDIDKIDKRLHVLTLVVKRQDDIPKVRMKAKLLCRMCGLDRVATAQVGTSASEMARLIVRMSGGGIVTFRIVCCKIGPAIGQDQGGIELFFEGKRACDPSAFSDGTCPLDIEDLGKLRAVSGLKRVLDYVEIQSGVHGAPLKVKAIKWGIRRPWEEISQKEVSLRNELFRDTEESYIENLRLKHEEVLRLLEQTTVQNRELDRMNSELLQLGQDLEIMAREHATIQMALRIADRIRNPVTVIGGLIRAILKKDPAVGQETRRRLEVIRQGVVELEEFVKSFEELAEKEVRSFAREDLKGIVNEVLNTWRPSLLKKGVTLMADMPEDRIEIMANRRVLKTALLHILRNALEASPGGGVVRVAITRQKGKPAVVISDQGPGIPPDVQKRLFAAPVTTKPGGTGLGLFLVKEILEEHQGDIEIESVQGKGTTVTCRFPIRWREDTGWRSTVAQ
- a CDS encoding ATP-binding protein, with translation MDHLKTPPVWAEIRITGPEDVVIARQLAAVAADRLSFSGARIKEAVLVASELAQNHLEHHTRNGLIRISGLVLNSTPQLGIASLDEGPGIQDVKEAMKDGFSTSGGLGVGLGTVRRLSDRFYICSTMVGTSPCPDLGVDFRFGTVAIAVLFDHATKTCLDVCPLNEETNDFAGSQIQKIDEVDVSALIRPYPGETYSGDAFYCQDDGCFCRMALIDATGHGISAARTAQTVIDVLAALPLNIGLDRVLEAAGEALAGSDGASVHVLVLDRGLSKVAAAGIGNVNCTLYLDGIRRGLTSRPGVLGNGRLARKGFEIYNFSSQVLCFMHSDGVRPMPDLPPEIALKPIPSGIWAHLFFNPESSSEDDASLAVWKWRRTKTKT
- a CDS encoding ATP-binding protein; translation: MFGLDIEKETCAVVDHAHGLSLIRAEARGFFKILGIREPVRTEIFTIINELGQNILRHAGGGGEICLSVLKTGKRTGIRIVARDSGPGIIDLEKALEPGFSEDKGLGLGMSAIGNLSDDVRISTLLPHGTQVEVIKWII
- a CDS encoding STAS domain-containing protein — encoded protein: MEPFSIFSLGDCLLVSVQEEIDDRSIKSLTGLLGERVAEKNARAVIIDLHDVEIVDTFLAEHLAGLVSFLSLLRAKVMVAGLQAPVILTLIDFDIRLKGVGFALDVEQALAKLNR
- a CDS encoding PAS domain-containing protein — translated: MDITDYKADEGFMFEIINAVPSGIFVTDLEHNIQIINKGAAALVGRTPGDCFDRKCSEIFDTPMCGTDKCACLVATDTDEACHGQTVLRHDGKEIPIEYAARPLKNHEGKVVGCVEHFIDISDRLEKEKLIQRQQEEIIKKREEYIRHLQDEILELSTPVIELWEGVLALPLIGTLDSHRARLAMERLLEVIERTRSPFVIIDITGVPTVDTEVANRLLQTVEAVRLMGSEAILTGISPHIALTMAHLGVNMSNITVRSRMSDALHLAIVEIQRKRSSIDLVTDGELGRG